Proteins from a genomic interval of Micromonospora sp. NBC_00389:
- a CDS encoding MFS transporter, producing the protein MTAPTSSSVSPDTAPAPSRAVRLARNGVAVVFTLNGLAVGSWFSRVPAVREALDLSAGRLGLLLLAMSVGALLAMPTSGLLAQRFGAARTVRLGTVLVAVGVTVAGLGATVAGSAIVVAVGLVAFGYGSGACDVAMNVEGAVVERRLGRTVMPRFHAAWSLGSVAGAGLGAGAARFDVSVGAHLAAVAVVVLTGTVLGSRAFLPRPVVDPAAPAAATSPAAGRRAQLAAWREPRTLLIGLFVLVMAFTEGSANDWLAVAFVDGRDLSEAAGAAVFGVFVVGMTLGRTAGTIALDRWGRVPVLSGTILLAVVGASLAVLAGSGPVAIVGVALWGLGASLGFPVGMSAAADEEAHAAVRVSVVAVIGYTAFLGGPPLLGLLGDRVGTLDALLVVPLLLVPTLALVSVLRPPRRS; encoded by the coding sequence GTGACCGCCCCCACCAGCTCATCGGTTTCGCCCGACACCGCCCCGGCACCGTCACGTGCCGTGCGGCTCGCCCGTAACGGCGTCGCCGTCGTCTTCACCCTCAACGGGCTGGCCGTCGGCAGCTGGTTCTCCCGGGTTCCGGCGGTCCGCGAGGCGTTGGACCTCTCCGCCGGCCGGCTCGGGTTGCTCCTGCTGGCGATGAGCGTCGGCGCACTGCTGGCCATGCCCACCTCCGGCCTGCTCGCCCAGCGCTTCGGCGCGGCCCGCACCGTGCGACTGGGCACGGTGCTGGTCGCGGTGGGCGTGACCGTGGCCGGGCTGGGCGCCACGGTGGCCGGTTCGGCCATCGTCGTCGCGGTGGGGCTGGTCGCCTTCGGCTACGGCTCGGGTGCCTGCGACGTCGCGATGAACGTCGAGGGCGCGGTGGTGGAGCGGCGGTTGGGGCGTACCGTCATGCCCCGCTTCCACGCGGCCTGGAGCCTCGGGTCGGTGGCCGGCGCGGGGCTCGGCGCCGGGGCCGCCCGCTTCGACGTGTCGGTCGGCGCGCACCTCGCCGCCGTGGCGGTGGTGGTGCTGACCGGCACCGTGCTCGGCTCGCGGGCGTTCCTGCCCCGGCCGGTCGTCGACCCGGCCGCCCCGGCGGCGGCCACCAGCCCGGCCGCCGGCCGCCGCGCACAGCTCGCCGCCTGGCGCGAGCCCCGCACCCTGCTGATCGGGCTGTTCGTGCTGGTGATGGCGTTCACCGAGGGCAGCGCCAACGACTGGCTGGCGGTCGCTTTCGTGGACGGCCGGGACCTGAGCGAGGCGGCCGGCGCGGCGGTCTTCGGCGTCTTCGTCGTCGGCATGACCCTCGGGCGCACCGCGGGCACGATCGCGCTGGACCGGTGGGGTCGGGTGCCGGTGCTCAGCGGCACCATCCTGCTCGCCGTGGTGGGCGCGAGCCTGGCCGTGCTGGCGGGCTCGGGGCCGGTGGCCATCGTCGGCGTCGCGCTCTGGGGCCTCGGCGCGTCGCTGGGCTTCCCGGTCGGGATGAGCGCGGCGGCCGACGAGGAGGCGCACGCCGCCGTCCGGGTCAGCGTGGTCGCGGTGATCGGTTACACCGCGTTCCTGGGCGGGCCGCCGTTGCTGGGGTTGCTCGGCGACCGGGTCGGCACCCTGGACGCGCTGCTGGTGGTGCCGCTGCTGCTGGTGCCGACGCTGGCGCTGGTGTCGGTGCTGCGTCCGCCCCGGCGATCATGA
- the helR gene encoding RNA polymerase recycling motor ATPase HelR: MTTSVFDLPDRLSPKAEPALIAGDERHFAALAERLEQLLADLSDRLDAARKAPGGKGRQAVDRDMEVRRLTARLRALGRFGLDLCIGRMVSADSTEPVYIGRRGLTDNEGRRLLLDWRSPAAEPFFGATHANPMGLASRRRFRWTLGRISDYWDEVFTPDGLEGHAALDDQSAFIASLGSSRSTQMRDVLSTIQADQDAIIRAGSSGALVVDGGPGTGKTVVALHRTAYLRYADPRLGHGRGGVLFVGPHQPYLAYVADVLPSLGEEEVQICTLRDLVPEGAAATIETDPDVARLKSSADLVKAIEAAVRFYEEPPTAPMTVTTDEADIRLSADDWAEAFEAPGPGAPHNEARDEVWEELLTILTDRYDGDEPDDVVRRSLLRNRELRTTFNRAWPLLDAADLVGDLWSVPAYLRKCAPRLSPDEVRKLQRGDAQAWTVSDLPLLDAARQRLGDPEASMRKRRQGAIVAVERERMATVVDELIEAHAYDDGEGVLSSLRQLDLQDALVDETALPSADPDLLAGPFAHIVVDEAQELTDAEWQMLVLRCPSRSFTIVGDRAQARHGFTESWQERLERVGLDRTNLASLSINYRTPEEVMAEAEPVIRAVLPDANVPTSIRGSGVPVVHGPASDRDSILDTWLAAHAEGIACVIGDPTFESTSRVRSLTPELSKGLEFDLVVLVDPEAFGAGVEGAVDRYVAMTRATQQLVILTNS; encoded by the coding sequence CTGACCACCAGCGTGTTTGATCTTCCCGACCGCCTCTCCCCCAAGGCCGAGCCGGCGCTGATCGCGGGCGACGAGCGGCACTTCGCGGCCCTCGCGGAACGCCTGGAGCAGTTGCTCGCCGACCTGTCCGACCGCCTCGACGCGGCGCGCAAGGCGCCCGGCGGCAAGGGCCGGCAGGCGGTGGACCGGGACATGGAGGTGCGCCGGCTGACGGCGCGTCTGCGCGCACTGGGTCGCTTCGGTCTGGACCTGTGCATCGGCCGCATGGTCAGCGCGGACAGCACCGAGCCCGTGTACATCGGGCGACGTGGCCTCACGGACAACGAGGGTCGTCGGCTGTTGCTCGACTGGCGCTCCCCCGCGGCTGAGCCGTTCTTCGGAGCCACCCACGCCAACCCGATGGGTCTGGCGAGCCGCCGCAGGTTTCGCTGGACCCTCGGCCGGATCAGCGACTACTGGGACGAGGTGTTCACCCCGGACGGGCTTGAGGGGCACGCCGCGCTCGACGACCAGTCCGCGTTCATCGCCAGCTTGGGCAGCAGCCGGTCGACCCAGATGCGGGATGTGCTGAGCACCATCCAGGCCGACCAGGACGCCATCATCCGCGCGGGATCGAGCGGCGCTCTCGTCGTGGACGGCGGCCCGGGTACCGGGAAGACCGTCGTCGCCCTGCACCGCACCGCCTACCTGCGCTATGCCGACCCTCGCCTCGGTCACGGCCGAGGCGGTGTGCTGTTCGTCGGTCCGCACCAGCCCTATCTGGCCTACGTCGCCGACGTCCTCCCCAGCCTCGGCGAGGAGGAGGTGCAGATCTGCACCCTGCGGGACCTCGTCCCCGAGGGTGCCGCGGCAACCATCGAGACCGACCCGGACGTGGCCCGCCTGAAGTCGTCCGCGGACCTGGTGAAGGCGATCGAGGCGGCCGTCAGGTTCTACGAGGAGCCGCCGACCGCACCGATGACGGTCACGACGGACGAGGCCGACATCCGGCTGAGCGCCGACGACTGGGCCGAGGCGTTCGAGGCGCCGGGGCCCGGCGCCCCGCACAACGAGGCGCGTGACGAGGTCTGGGAGGAACTGCTCACGATCCTGACGGACAGGTACGACGGCGATGAGCCGGATGACGTGGTCCGCAGGTCGCTGCTGCGGAACAGGGAACTGCGCACGACCTTCAACCGCGCCTGGCCGCTGCTCGATGCGGCCGACCTCGTCGGAGACCTGTGGTCGGTGCCCGCCTACCTGCGCAAGTGCGCTCCCCGGCTCAGCCCCGACGAGGTCCGCAAGCTGCAGCGCGGCGACGCCCAGGCCTGGACGGTGTCCGACCTGCCGCTCCTGGACGCGGCACGGCAGCGGCTCGGCGACCCGGAGGCGTCAATGCGTAAGCGTCGGCAGGGGGCCATCGTCGCCGTCGAGCGCGAGCGGATGGCCACGGTCGTCGACGAACTGATCGAGGCCCACGCCTATGACGACGGCGAAGGCGTGCTGTCGAGCCTGCGCCAACTGGATCTCCAGGATGCCCTGGTCGACGAGACCGCGCTGCCCAGCGCCGACCCTGACCTGCTCGCCGGCCCGTTCGCGCACATCGTCGTGGACGAGGCTCAGGAGCTGACCGACGCGGAGTGGCAGATGTTGGTGCTCCGCTGCCCGTCCCGAAGCTTCACCATCGTCGGGGACCGTGCCCAGGCCCGGCACGGGTTCACGGAGTCCTGGCAGGAACGGCTCGAACGGGTCGGGCTCGACCGGACCAACCTGGCCTCCCTGAGCATCAACTACCGAACGCCGGAAGAGGTCATGGCGGAAGCCGAGCCGGTCATCCGGGCCGTGCTCCCGGACGCCAACGTGCCGACGTCGATCCGCGGCAGCGGCGTCCCCGTCGTACACGGACCTGCCTCTGATCGGGATTCGATCCTCGACACCTGGCTCGCCGCGCACGCCGAGGGCATCGCCTGCGTCATCGGCGATCCCACCTTCGAGTCGACGTCCCGGGTCCGGTCGCTGACCCCGGAGCTGTCGAAGGGGCTCGAGTTCGACCTGGTCGTGCTCGTCGACCCGGAGGCGTTCGGCGCGGGCGTCGAGGGAGCGGTTGACCGCTATGTCGCGATGACCCGCGCGACCCAGCAACTGGTCATCCTCACGAACTCCTGA
- a CDS encoding RNA polymerase sigma factor: protein MSVIQPEVPLDDDVLVTRARAGDLEAYDLLVARHTASAYRTAVLLGAGSDSEDVIQEAFVKGYRKLSRYRGESSFRSWLLAIVANETRNLHRSRNRRDGLVLRAAAANPASEIAEDGAVGAVLAGERRAALVQALRQLPVRDREVIVCRFLLDLSEEETVATLGWPRGTVKSRTSRALAKLRGLLDREEVRHG from the coding sequence ATGAGTGTGATCCAACCGGAGGTCCCCCTGGACGACGACGTGCTCGTCACCCGCGCACGGGCAGGTGACCTGGAGGCGTACGACCTCCTGGTCGCCCGGCACACCGCGTCCGCGTACCGGACGGCGGTGCTGCTCGGCGCGGGCTCGGATTCCGAGGACGTCATCCAGGAGGCGTTTGTGAAGGGATACCGCAAGCTGTCCCGTTATCGGGGCGAGTCGTCCTTCCGATCATGGCTGCTGGCGATCGTCGCCAACGAGACCCGCAACCTGCATCGGTCGCGCAATCGGCGGGACGGGCTCGTCCTGCGGGCTGCGGCGGCGAACCCGGCGTCCGAGATCGCCGAAGATGGCGCGGTCGGCGCGGTCCTGGCCGGGGAGCGCCGCGCCGCGCTGGTGCAGGCGCTGCGGCAACTGCCGGTGCGGGACCGCGAGGTGATCGTCTGCCGATTCCTCCTCGATCTCAGCGAGGAGGAGACGGTGGCGACGTTGGGCTGGCCCCGGGGCACGGTGAAGTCGCGGACGTCCCGGGCTCTGGCGAAGCTCCGCGGCCTGCTCGATCGCGAGGAGGTCCGGCATGGGTGA